A single region of the Microcella sp. genome encodes:
- a CDS encoding response regulator transcription factor has translation MAQILIVEDEPDVLLLLENRVRGAGHDVESATDGETALELVAGRRPDVIVLDWMMPRLSGIDVLERLRADDPQHDIKVLMLTAKSQQSDIDRAYEAGADDYIVKPFSSRDFIERLAALAAS, from the coding sequence ATGGCGCAGATCCTGATAGTCGAAGACGAGCCAGACGTGTTGCTGCTGCTCGAGAACCGGGTGCGGGGGGCCGGGCACGACGTCGAGAGCGCCACCGACGGTGAGACCGCCCTCGAACTCGTGGCTGGTCGCCGCCCAGACGTCATCGTGCTCGACTGGATGATGCCCCGTCTGAGCGGCATCGACGTGCTCGAGCGGTTGCGCGCAGACGACCCGCAGCACGACATCAAGGTGCTCATGCTGACGGCCAAGTCGCAGCAGAGCGACATCGACCGCGCCTACGAAGCGGGTGCCGACGACTACATCGTGAAGCCGTTCAGCTCGCGCGACTTCATCGAGCGACTCGCGGCGCTCGCCGCGAGCTGA
- the dcd gene encoding dCTP deaminase, whose product MLLSDRDIRAELSSGRIGLDPLDLGMVQPSSVDVRLDTYFRLFDNHKYPFIDPAEEQPELTRLVQAKPDEPFILHPGEFVLGSTYEQVTLPDDVAARLEGKSSLGRLGLLTHSTAGFIDPGFSGHVTLELSNVATLPIKLWSGMKIGQLCFFRLSSAAENPYGTGSYLNRYQGQRGPTASRSWQNFHRTAIDPA is encoded by the coding sequence ATGCTGCTGAGCGATCGCGACATCCGTGCTGAACTGTCGTCAGGCCGCATCGGCCTCGACCCCCTCGATCTGGGCATGGTGCAACCCTCGAGCGTCGACGTTCGGCTCGACACCTATTTTCGGCTGTTCGACAACCACAAGTACCCGTTCATCGATCCGGCTGAAGAGCAGCCTGAGCTGACGAGACTCGTGCAGGCGAAACCAGATGAGCCGTTCATTCTGCACCCGGGCGAGTTCGTGCTCGGCTCGACCTACGAGCAGGTCACCCTGCCCGATGACGTGGCGGCACGACTCGAGGGCAAGAGCTCGCTCGGGCGGCTGGGGCTGCTCACCCACTCGACGGCGGGCTTCATCGATCCGGGCTTCAGCGGGCACGTGACGCTCGAGCTGAGCAATGTCGCCACTCTGCCGATCAAGCTGTGGTCGGGCATGAAGATCGGCCAGCTGTGCTTCTTCCGCCTCAGCTCAGCGGCCGAGAACCCCTACGGCACGGGCAGCTATCTCAACCGCTACCAGGGGCAGCGCGGCCCGACGGCGTCACGGTCGTGGCAGAACTTCCACCGAACGGCGATCGACCCCGCCTGA
- a CDS encoding helix-turn-helix domain-containing protein, producing the protein MVQKKSNAARGRPSGYDLDEVVGRATAVFWAQGSDATSVDELERATHLNRSTIYTALGGKAGLFDRCVRAYVDSAENDLLAPAITGTSGVDDLVALVSRVADMLDSTQHPPGCFAIRSLVRGDGGEQVDRYREALRRAITATLRRAVDLDDLDPALGSSRAALVEAALLGMLAVGRSGGHDPRLLAGGLMEQIRHWRPPSSIDSAR; encoded by the coding sequence ATGGTTCAGAAAAAGTCAAACGCGGCACGCGGCAGGCCGAGCGGGTACGACCTCGACGAGGTGGTCGGCCGGGCGACCGCAGTGTTCTGGGCGCAGGGCAGCGATGCCACGTCGGTCGACGAGCTCGAACGGGCGACGCACCTCAACCGCTCGACGATCTACACGGCACTCGGCGGCAAGGCGGGGCTGTTCGATCGTTGCGTGCGCGCCTACGTCGACTCCGCCGAGAACGACCTGCTCGCTCCTGCGATCACCGGAACCTCGGGCGTCGACGACCTCGTCGCGCTCGTCAGCCGCGTCGCCGACATGCTCGACTCGACGCAGCACCCCCCTGGCTGCTTCGCGATCCGCAGCCTCGTGCGCGGCGATGGCGGCGAACAGGTCGATCGGTATCGCGAGGCGCTTCGCCGAGCGATCACGGCAACGCTGCGACGTGCCGTCGACCTCGACGACCTCGATCCGGCGCTCGGCTCTTCGCGTGCGGCACTCGTCGAAGCCGCACTGCTCGGCATGCTCGCGGTGGGACGCTCTGGCGGTCACGACCCGAGGTTGTTGGCCGGCGGGCTGATGGAGCAGATTCGTCACTGGCGGCCGCCGTCGTCGATCGATTCGGCTCGCTAG
- a CDS encoding YHS domain-containing (seleno)protein, with the protein MSLLPRTLRLVTRANRHDPGVDTIGGVALGGVDPLSYHLDGEPLAGDERWQHEWSGAQWWFVSAERRDRFAADPERWAPRFGGHCAVGRATGVWIDGDPRHWHLDGENLYLNKNLAAHHAHGVLRGRIHALDAGTASRVR; encoded by the coding sequence ATGTCGCTTCTTCCCCGCACGCTTCGCCTCGTCACCAGGGCCAACCGGCATGACCCCGGCGTCGACACCATTGGCGGGGTCGCCCTCGGCGGAGTCGACCCGCTCTCGTATCACCTCGACGGCGAGCCCTTGGCCGGAGACGAGCGGTGGCAGCACGAATGGAGCGGCGCGCAATGGTGGTTCGTCTCGGCTGAGCGTCGCGACCGGTTCGCCGCAGATCCCGAGCGCTGGGCGCCGCGATTCGGCGGACACTGCGCTGTCGGCCGCGCCACCGGAGTATGGATCGACGGCGACCCTCGTCACTGGCACCTCGACGGCGAGAACCTCTACCTCAACAAGAATCTCGCTGCCCACCACGCTCACGGCGTGCTGCGCGGGCGCATTCACGCACTCGACGCCGGCACCGCATCGCGGGTTCGATAG